One Mixta gaviniae genomic window carries:
- a CDS encoding ABC transporter permease: MRVNFSFLRWLGVVIKEIHELRRDRITIAMVVVTPLLQLTILGYAVNMDARNIPAALINYDTEQLSQVFVSAAQNTGYFSMVPVASEKEAQAAFVRGEVIFIVTIPQGFTQQMLRGEKPQILIQGDAIDPLTTGNALSAITQASKTLFQHALPPALRREITADDVELVIHRMFNPEGITQYNTIPGIIGSILSTTLILMTALAITRERESGAIENLLISPLTSLEVISGKIIPYVLIGLFQSVLILLCAVFLFHIPLLGNVFLLFTVLMLYVFLCLAIGISISSVAQNQLQALQMSSFYFIPSVMLSGFISPFISMPFWAQWLGACLPLTYFIRLIKGIMLKGYTFTELLPDLLPLGALAIIVVALALASYRKTLD, from the coding sequence ATGCGCGTTAACTTTTCCTTTTTACGCTGGCTTGGGGTGGTAATAAAAGAAATTCACGAGCTGCGCCGGGATCGTATTACCATCGCTATGGTGGTGGTAACCCCGCTACTGCAGCTCACCATTCTTGGCTATGCCGTCAATATGGATGCGCGTAATATTCCTGCCGCCCTGATTAACTATGATACTGAGCAGCTAAGCCAGGTGTTTGTCTCAGCGGCGCAGAATACCGGCTATTTTTCGATGGTGCCCGTCGCCTCGGAAAAAGAGGCACAGGCCGCTTTTGTGCGGGGAGAGGTCATTTTTATCGTCACCATTCCGCAGGGGTTTACGCAACAAATGCTGCGCGGCGAAAAGCCGCAGATCCTGATACAGGGCGATGCCATCGACCCCTTAACCACAGGCAACGCGCTGAGCGCCATTACCCAGGCATCGAAAACCCTGTTTCAGCATGCGCTGCCGCCTGCGCTGCGCCGCGAGATAACCGCGGACGATGTTGAACTGGTGATCCATCGCATGTTTAATCCTGAGGGGATTACGCAGTACAACACCATTCCCGGCATTATCGGCTCGATACTCAGCACCACCTTAATCCTTATGACGGCGCTCGCTATTACCCGGGAGCGGGAAAGCGGCGCGATAGAAAACCTGCTGATTTCTCCGCTGACCAGTCTGGAAGTGATTAGCGGCAAGATAATCCCCTATGTGTTAATCGGCCTTTTCCAGTCGGTCCTGATCCTGCTTTGTGCGGTGTTCTTGTTCCATATTCCACTGCTGGGCAACGTTTTTCTGCTGTTTACGGTGCTGATGCTTTACGTTTTTCTCTGCCTGGCGATCGGCATTAGCATTTCAAGCGTGGCGCAAAACCAGCTGCAGGCGCTGCAAATGTCCTCGTTCTATTTTATTCCTTCCGTCATGCTTTCCGGCTTTATCAGCCCGTTTATCAGCATGCCGTTTTGGGCGCAGTGGCTGGGCGCCTGTCTGCCGCTGACCTATTTTATCCGTCTGATCAAAGGGATTATGCTGAAAGGCTATACATTTACCGAGCTGCTGCCCGATCTGCTGCCGCTTGGCGCGCTGGCGATAATCGTGGTGGCGCTGGCGCTGGCCT
- a CDS encoding ABC transporter ATP-binding protein, translating into MNDNCIEVCELNKRFGDNHVVKDFSLTVRQGEIYGFLGPNGSGKTTSIRMMCGLITPDSGRGHCLKMDIFTQREAIKSHIGYMTQHFSLWGNLSIRENLLFIARIYNLDRRNQRVDRTLAELGLSSRQHQLAKFLSGGWKQRLALAACMLHQPLLLFLDEPTAGVDPKARREFWQVLHQLSDQGISILVSTHYMDEAERCHRVAYLSYGNLLASGSVQSIIDAQQLATFKISGSRLTALESALLTLPGIEQTVIFGNSLFVTSNDESLLSAILSMHVPSHYQVCRVETHLEDAFTWLMRNKAKDNAR; encoded by the coding sequence ATGAACGATAACTGCATCGAAGTCTGCGAACTGAATAAACGCTTTGGCGACAATCACGTGGTTAAAGACTTTTCGCTTACCGTACGGCAAGGGGAGATTTACGGTTTTTTGGGGCCGAACGGCAGCGGCAAAACCACCTCGATCCGGATGATGTGCGGTTTGATTACACCCGATTCCGGTCGCGGCCACTGCCTTAAAATGGATATCTTTACGCAGCGCGAGGCGATTAAAAGCCATATCGGCTATATGACGCAGCATTTCTCTTTATGGGGCAATCTTTCTATCCGCGAAAACCTGCTGTTTATCGCGCGTATCTATAACCTGGATCGCCGTAATCAGCGCGTCGACCGCACTCTGGCGGAGCTGGGTCTCTCCTCGCGTCAGCACCAGCTGGCGAAGTTTCTTTCCGGCGGCTGGAAACAGCGTCTGGCGCTGGCAGCCTGTATGCTGCATCAACCCTTGCTGCTTTTTTTAGACGAGCCTACCGCCGGCGTCGATCCCAAAGCGCGCCGGGAATTTTGGCAGGTGCTGCATCAGCTTTCCGACCAGGGCATATCGATTCTCGTCAGCACGCACTATATGGATGAGGCCGAGCGATGCCATCGGGTCGCCTATCTCTCTTACGGTAACCTGCTGGCCAGCGGGAGCGTACAGTCAATTATCGACGCGCAGCAGCTGGCCACTTTTAAAATCAGCGGCAGCCGGCTGACGGCGCTGGAAAGCGCGCTATTAACCCTCCCGGGTATTGAACAGACGGTGATATTCGGCAACAGCCTGTTTGTCACCTCAAATGATGAAAGCCTGTTAAGCGCCATCCTTTCAATGCATGTCCCTTCCCACTATCAGGTTTGCAGGGTTGAAACCCACCTGGAAGACGCCTTTACCTGGCTGATGAGAAACAAGGCTAAAGACAATGCGCGTTAA